Genomic DNA from Oncorhynchus clarkii lewisi isolate Uvic-CL-2024 chromosome 5, UVic_Ocla_1.0, whole genome shotgun sequence:
TCATCATCAATAATATCCAACGTAGCTCAGTGggtgtgttgtttgtctattgacCTACATCAGCCCATGTGCTGCCCGTGTGCTGCCCGTGTACTGCTCGTGTGTCTACGAATGAGAACACTGGCCTACATTTCCCCTGGTCCTCTTCCCCACAGTGACTCAACAACTTACATATACACAGCAGGCGAACTAAGTGGTGCAGTGGCCAAGACCACTGGGCACCTGGCCTACACATTCAAAGGGCACAGATCCCTCATGGCTGGCACAGCAAACACACATTTTTGACACCTGCACCTGTTTTGAGTTTTTACTAAACCCCCTCCTGAATAACCAGATGCTGTCCCTGTCTTCTTTATCTTTAtcttccctctcgctctcgccctctctccgGAGGTGTTATGTGTTCGTTGGTTTGGTCTGTATCTGTGTGCATTTTGTCTGTGTATAAAATTCAGCTTGACAACAGGTCATTTCATTTTTATAGAAAAAAACTCAAGAGGACATTACTTTCAAGGTATGCACCACTATGAACAAACCATTGCAAATATGTATAATTTATATTTTACTCATGCAGTTTCACTGATCCACAGTAAGTTTAAATCATATCTTTTAAAGTGTGTATATCATCAATAATTCAAATATACTCTATATTCTATgtcatttttaaagaataataaTCGAAATATTAATCATCTGAAagaatattacagtatatatagaacaTGATGTGCTGCAAAAGTTGAATCAAATTCCCAGAAACTTATCAACTTCAAAATGAGTATATATTGAGAGGATAAATACACATGAACAAAAACAACACGTTGTCTAATAAGAGTAATACAAGTATACACAGTACAAGGTCTTGTGGTATTTTGTTTTCTAAGTGCAAACTAGCTCGACGCAATATCACGATATGTCTAAAATCTATGAATCCCTTTGTTAGAATCCTAAATTGATACTTCAACTTAATCTTTTAACTTAAACTTTCACATGATTCACTATGTCAATGGGAGACTGAAATCGAGTTACGCACATATATCTCAATCTAGGACTTGAGGAATAATGGTTACTTGTGTTCTTCTAACTactgaagaagtgtgtgtgtgtgtgtgtgtgtgtttgtgtgtgtgtttatacaacgggtgggtctaatcctgaattctgattggttaaaacagcaatccagccggtgtctattccacaagttaccactggctaaatctatgaacttaaaatgcctatttactttgttccatctgactgcggaatccactgtctcatcagcccagcaaggcaatttataaacttgatctccactataaaaagcatctagatattatctcacatttattttagactaacatttagttttcaacagaggagatttgtataaaccttgcagcatgtctctctgacatttacaacattgtttcaatattcaatttcgatctccagctgtcccatagtaatgaacgtgtcgggagtcgGAACGAGACCGACAGGCAAGctgcgtttctcagccagtcgaaatcatgaatcagctggcataattttttatggatatatacaaagaaatatcAATTGAAACAAGGTAAAACGAAAttaagtgcagctagtttgcagtctttccagtttcagtttgaagtgattgcattagctgtgttgttggctagctcctctcaACGACTGTATCCTGACGAGTGAGCAGATGTTATATGCCAGGCGAAATTGCACCTCactagctcattgttatggatgtatccaaattaatgtcactagaaaacagcttaaacaaatgcaaatgcttgctgttgttctggctgcactttttgatgtgactgtaagttagccgtagtttgctagctagcaagcaagggataagaacgttgctagccagtatggcaatggaataTTTAGAAGGAACAACTGTGTCGcctccatagatacagaacaaaacatctgaatgactgggtcgcgtctctagcaaccgaaccgatagaatgaACAACCAgccagcttgggtagcaaccctagatttgggACAATatattgtggaaggatgaaatagtatgaatacatTTATCAAATTAATGTTTTTAATATGTTgctaacccgttgtataaaagtgataatgcccaagaAGCTGATGTTAggggatatattggcacggtttgccgacCCTCGACTTTGTCTCTAGcaacacctgtgccaatatatcctccaaacactggcttcacGGCATTATCACTTAAGTGTGCGTATATGTATCTGCGGCTGCACGTGTGTGTTCTTCAGACAGAGTTCCGTTGGCAGTGTGTGTACTGCGTTTTGAGCAAGTCCTGGTAGATCTTGGAGCGGAGGAAGCGTGGGTAAGAGTCTTTCTCCATGAGGCTGTGGACCCTGGCCTGGACCTCATTCAGACTGGAAGGAGTGGGCTCCTCAAGGCTCTGTCTCGTCACCTCCCGTGTACGGAAGTCTATGTTTACCTACATTGACCAAGGGAGTGCAAAATAAATATTAGATATCTGAATCATGTAAGTGTGTCAATGTTCTATGAAAAACAGTATCAAAATTGAAGACAGTATCAAAATTACTTTTATTCCATATAATCAAAGTATGTGTATTCATGTGTACCTATGTGTAATATTACAGAGTTGTGGATTGTTACGCATAGTAACTCCAGTTTAAAACCAAACACAACCCTTAGCATTGatatttaaagtaactgtccagggaaacttttaaaagttaatattctgttaactAGGACCCAAATGATGTTGATGACTCATCCTATACTCGTTTTTGTGGCCAAAGcgtaaattggggagaaaaaaaaagtattaaaaaaatgcttgctatttcctgATGGAACATAGTGTCATGTTGGCTCATTggctgagctggccaatcagcggtctactcaCATGAATATGTTAAATGACCGGTATAACCATTCTGTTGGAGGATTAAATCTACACcgttccaacacagaaaagctgctttaTAACGTACTTTATGGTGACACGTTATCCCATATAGATGATGTACAGATAGGTTGTTGATAGTATGACTATGTTTTAATAAGCAATTGCCTGCTAAAGTTACAGTTAGGGTTATGTTTAAGAATAAGTTACAGTTAGTTAAAATGTTGCAGACAGTTAttgaacatttacatttgagtcatttagtagatgctcttatccagagcagatGCATATATTTTCAtcatgggaattgaacccacaatcaTGGTGTTACAAGTGCCATGTTGTACCAACTGAGCCATCTACTGAACATCTACAAACCATCTACAAGTCATCTACTTGGGACTATTCCAATAAAGTGTTATCTACTTTATTACCCTgttttggaaggaaaactattttactcatattgtaattaattataggtcatatttcatagaaatctggaaacactgcaCAGTCACAATAAAACAGACAAAATGCGTATTTTGCATCATTAGCTGGTTGATCCAACACAAACCTCTCTGGGAGCCTTGACATCGATAAACTCATTGTAGATCTTGTTGGCTTTGGTCACCAGTTTAGCGGGAGTCTTGATTTTTTTATACTCCTCGCAGGCCATCCAGAACTCAATGTTCTCGTCGCTGAACTCCGTCTGGAGAAAAGCCCGGAAGGCAGCCAGGCCATCTACGACACAAAACATCCATCAGCCAGTTAGAGGGGCTAATGgacagcaagtgtgtgtgtgtctgtgcgagagagagagagtgtgtgtgtctttacaaAGATCTATATCGTATCCCAGCACCTATTTCTGAACATGGGCCAGTTTTTTTGGAACTGATGTGTTTTTTTCCACATAGAGCACCTGCAGTTCCCTTGATGCATATAATAACAGGGTTGATTATCATGCATTGATATTGTCTGAGATGAgtgttgtcacgtcctgaccttagttcctttttttgtTTCTATTTTAGGCTGGTCGGGGCGTgtgttggggtgggcattctacagtatgtgttgttctagttttggttttctatgtgtttggcctggcatggttctcaatcagaggcagctgtcaatcgttgtctctgattgagaaccatacatagGCAGCCTGTTTATCccacttgagttgtgggtgattgtgattctgtgtctgtgtttcctccatccacgctgcacattggtccaatctttcatactcctcgtcagaggaaaaTGAATCGCGTTCCAAGTGTGCTTTCATTCTCAGTACATTAAACAGCCCTGCGACTAGAACACAAAAATGTGTCCCACAACCTTCCAATTAATTTTTCGTCTTCATCAATCAAAGATGAGATCAATTTGTCTGACATCAATGATAACATGGAGGGAGGTCTTGTTTTACAATCGGCCGTGTCATGATGACATGTTttatccatcctccctccctcacttgcTATTTTCTCTTGCCTGTATTTGCTTAACATTTGCTCAGCAGGAGCACCAGGACAGTAGGCCATCAGGCCCAATCACCAACATTAGCCACACACTCTTACTAAACAATGGTTTTTAGGAAGATCACCAGAAGGACACTTACTGCATGTAGCCTTGTCAACAGAcattgttaaaaataaaaatagatccCTGAGGCATTGAACCTTTCTTGGAGGAAGATTTTCTCTCGCTGCTTTATTTTTAATCAGCGTCTTTAGGAATAGTCTATGATATGTTAATGAAGCCAAGGCCTTCTAATGTGTGAATGTAGGTCAGTGTAAATTTCAAACCCTGAAAGGATTTTCGATTTTCTTaagtaatgtttacatacacgTAAATGTTATAATTAAATAttgaaaaacatatacatgagtgTTGAATTGAGGCTTATTTAGTTCAGCATAAAATGGACTCCCATAGAAATGAGAAGCAGTCACAAACCACATCATCACAGATAGGTTGCCTAAGGTACCCAGCCAGAAGCAAAGGGCAACCAGATAAATAGAATTAGCTGTGATACAAATGGGCTGTGGTTATATGATCGGCCGGGTGAATGTGATAACTGTGTTCTCCTGTTAGATCCACTAAGTGCTAAAtcaggaggtgaggacagagCCAATGTGGCCAAGGCATGGGAACAAATAGTACTGCTTCTGTTCCTCTTATGCGATTAtaaagttgtgtgtgtgcgtgtcttgaTTCACTCCTTTATGTTCAGTGAAGCCGGATACTAAAGTCTGTCTCTTTGCCCCCTTGTGTCTGAGGATAATATTTGTAATTTGAAGATAATATTTGCacctgtacacactgtacacagcccatctgtaaatagcccacccaactattattatactactattgttatttattttttgctcctttgcaccccagtatctctaacttgcacattcatcttctgcacatctatcactccagtgtttaattgctcaattttaattattttgccactatttcttatttattgccttacctccctaatcatattacatttgcacacactctatgtagacttttctattgtgttattgactgtacgtttgtttattccatgtgtaactctgtgttgtttgtgtcgcactgctttgctttatcttggccaggacacagttgtaaatgagaacttgttctcaactggccgacctggttaaataaggtgTGGATGCGACTTCAAACCATCAAGTTCACACCAATTTGTCTATGTTATACAAACTACACCACCTGTTAAACAGTTGGCAGTGGGATCTACAGGATACTGTATACTATGCTTGATTAACTCATTACTTACAAATACTAACATGAGACATGCACACATGCAATGTTTTTGCAAATGTCCATTAACATATGACTTGATTTGTGTGTACATGTTTATCTCTAGTTTGGACAACATATTTATTGACTTATTAGGCATCCTAACAAAGGAACAGCACAATAAGACAACAGAAAATGTAAGACATTTAGTTTGCTTTTCAGGAACACTGGAAGAACAAAGCCTGATATATTGACTATGAAGCCAGAATCAGTCAGCGGTTTAGAGGTCAACTTTTTCTAGTGCAAAACCTGCCCTGTGCATTGCACAGCACAACATCCAGGTTCTGGTTTTGGAAGGAACAACTAGTAATATTAAAAAGCAGCTAGGTGGTGTTCATTGATGCACtacaaaatcaaaacatatataaTACAACTAAAGTCTTCTGTGCAATGTAATTTCCCAATCCCTGTGGAGAGCCTAGTTATCACAGCTATTTCtgcgtgtacatgtgtgtgtgtgcacgtgaacATCTgcatgtgtttgcatgtgtgtattTGCGCGTGaacatgtgtttgtatgtgtgttattgtgtAATACACAGAGAAGGTCACAACCAAGAGTGTGTCTCATTGTGTGTTGTGGAGTGCTACACATCAAtaaccagacagacaggagatgtTAAATAAGAAAGCCATCCTCAGATAGGGAACAGATAAACAATCCTCTTGTCAAAGGAAATACATAGGCAAGCATTTTGTCAAAGGGACAAACAGAAAGAGTACAGAATGGGACGGAGGAGAAAATGTAATCAGTACAGTTGCCTGGTTTGCTTCGAACAGTTCGCTAACAATGACATGGACTCCCAGGTTCGTTGATAAAAGGTGAAATATTTATATCTAACTCTAAAGAGAAGTTAGAGTGTCGACTGTTACTTTTTAATATAAAAGGGACTATCATTTAAATTTCACTTACACTTGTGCGATAGAAGAACATCGAAGGAATCTGCCCATCGAATGACCTCGTCTTTTGTCAGCCTGAAGGAAAGACAGAGATACCGAGACAcatgtttttaaatgtgtatGCAAATATGCAGTTGCAGGATTTCAACACACAGATATTCACAGTTTCAAAGGTTTGTTTTAAAAGACCCTACACCATCTATTGTGTAGTAGTCCTATTACATATCCCTAGTTTTGGGAGAAATAATATCTAAATACTATATGAATGGGAGAGACTGACACCATGCAATCGGATATAAAGGTCTACTTACTTTAGGCATCTGGTGGTCCTGTCTTGGGCAGGGGGCAGGAACTCAGTGAAGTCGGTGTAGGAGTCAGACTTATTGGACAGGCAGGCTAGTCTGGTCTTCATGGTTCTGCTCAAATGACGGGAAGAATAGAATACAAGCATTTAAGAAAGTACAGTACATTTCTGAATCAAAACATGATATCAGATGCAGATCACATTGATTGTCTTCTGATGTATACATTTCTCTTCACAGCTTTTTTTCTACAGTAGCTAACTAAAGACTGAGCTATTTCCATGTACACCTACAGCTTGCAGCTCTGAGCATAGTCTTCTCAGAAAGTGCTCAGatccaactgagccacacggttgtcctgtgtggttcagttggtagagcatggtgcttggaacgccagggttgtgggtgcAATTCACATGGGGGACCAGaaggaaaatgtatgcactcactgcaGTAAATAGCTCTGGATAAAAGTCTCTAATGGATTAACAGGTAACAATGTTAACCTCCTGCCTATAGGCAGTATGTTAATGCATCAGTCATAAGCAAGGCCATGGTCTTCAATCAGTGTACTGACCCTTCGAATGACTGCATAAGAAAATTGATTCAGAtgttggaggaggtggagagcTGGTTCAGGATGTGCCTGATGAAGTTTGCTAAACATCACTTCACATTTGTTTAGTCTGCACCGACCTGATGACGCATGGTCATTTGCTTTCAACATTTTTCTGCTTACTCTCTCACACTACAGTACATATCACACAATCAATCTGATCAATGTTTTGTCTATGGTGTTTCATGCACTCCAGTTGTAGATATAATCAAAAAGTGATGTTTAATATCATTACCTATTGGCCAGCTGCTGTAGGATTAGACAGATCAGACATACTGATGGGTCTGATAAGAGTCATTGCTCTAAATACCCAGATAGACATTTACAGCAGGTGTAGCTCCATATGGAGCAGGCAACATACCCATCAGCTAGCCACTAGAGAACATCCAATCTGGGTAGTGAGCCACGAGCTTCTCTACCATGCATCTAGTCCCCCTGATAACACACAGACCAAACAAACCAAGCACTGCAGTGGGTGCCTAATATGCTGGAATGGAATGAGTGGAATGAGTATTCCCATCAATAGTTGGTTACATAAGGGACACAATCTCCATCCCTCTAGTGGGTAAGCTGTTAGATTACTCACTGTTGCGTTGCCTTTTGGTTTTGTTAGAATGGTCAGTCAAGCTTCAGTAATCCAAGGACTCCTCTAAGATCACTGGTGGTTGCTGGAGTTCTCTGTTGGAGAGAAATAAAGTCATGCATTTTTATAGTGAACAACAGCAAGGTAGTTAGTGTAATTATTACTCCCATTGGTGCTCATTGTCCTAATGCCAGATGCCACCTGAAGTCCCACCACAATATCAACAAACTGATTGGGTCCCTACAGCTTATCTTATTCAATAAGCTTGATCCCTAAAGGCCACTAGTTTCCAAAACAATTTGTGGTTAAGATGGTTCAGTTGGATGGAGCATGGTGCTGCTAGCAACACTGGGGTTGTTGGTTTAATT
This window encodes:
- the LOC139410216 gene encoding regulator of G-protein signaling 8, with the protein product MKTRLACLSNKSDSYTDFTEFLPPAQDRTTRCLKLTKDEVIRWADSFDVLLSHKYGLAAFRAFLQTEFSDENIEFWMACEEYKKIKTPAKLVTKANKIYNEFIDVKAPREVNIDFRTREVTRQSLEEPTPSSLNEVQARVHSLMEKDSYPRFLRSKIYQDLLKTQYTHCQRNSV